In the genome of Methylomagnum ishizawai, the window GGCCAATTGGTCGGTCCAGCGTGAACCCGCGATGCGCGGGCGGTGTTGGAAGCGGCCCAGGCCGCCCGGCAACCGGAAGCGGCCCGGCCGTGTTGGATTTCCTGGCCCGCAGCGGACTCCAGGATGCCCGGCTCGCGCCCCTGGTCGCCGCCCTGGCGGGAGGTGCCCGATGATCCGGCTTATGGTTTGGGTATTCGCGCTCTGGCTGGTTGCCGCCGCCGCCCTGGCCCATAAGGCCAGTGACAGCTATTTGAGCTTGGAGACCACGGCGGCGGGCATTACGGGACGCTGGATATCGCTTTGCGCGACCTGGACGAGGCGGTGGGCTTGGATGGCGACGACGATGGCACGATCACCTGGGCGAGCTACGCCGCCGGGCGGCGGCGATCCAGTCCTACGCCCTGGCCGGCTCAAGCTGGAATCCGGGAACCGGCCTTGCCCGTTGGAACCGGGGAAAATACGGGTGGACCACCACAGCGACGGGGACTTATGCCGTGCTGGGCTTCGCCGCCCATTGCGCCGCCGGACCGGAGCGGCTGACGGTGGAATACCGGCTGTTGTTCGATCTGGACCCGCAGCACCGGGGCTTGCTGCGGCTGACGGCGGACGGAACCACGCAGACGGCGGTGTTCGCGCCCATGGCGCGCGGCAGGTGTTCGAACCCGCATCCACACCGTGGCGGGGCTTCGTCCAGTATGTGCGGAAGGGGTTTGGCATATCTGGACCGGCTACGACCACATCTTGTTTTTGTTGAGCCTGTTGCTGCCCGCCGTGCTGGTGCGCGAGGCGGGGGCGTGGCGACCCGCGCCCAGGTTCCGCGACGCGCTATGGGACGCGGTGCGGATCGTGACGGCCTTCACCCTGGCCCATTCCCTGACCTTGAGCCTCGCGGCGCTGGGGTATCTGGCCTTGCCCTCGCGTTGGGTGGAAGCGGCCATCGCCGCTTCGGTGGTCGCCGCCGCCTTGAACAATATCTTCCCGCTGCTGCATGGGCGGCGGACGCGGTTGGCGTTCTTGTTCGGCTGGGTGCATGGGCTGGGGTTCGCCAGCGTGTTGCTGGACCTGGCCTGCCCCGGCTGTGCGCTTGGTGGTTTGGCGGGGTTCAACCTGGGGGTGGAAGCAGGACAACTGGTCTTGGTGGCCGGATTCCTGCCCCTGGCCTATGGCCTGAGCCGTTCGCCCTGGTATCCACCCGCCGTCCTGCGCTGGGGTTCCGCCGCCATCGCGCTGTTGGCCGGTGTATGGCTGGTGGAGCGCGGCTTCGACCTCAAGCTTCTATCCTTCCCAAGTTAGGGCATTTTCGGTTTGGGCTTATGCTCAGCTTGGCGCGGGCGCGGGCCGGAACTGGTTGTCCAACCCGACCAAGGCCAGAAAGGTGCAGTCGGTCTCGGCATGGACTTCCTCGTGCAAGGTGCCGGGGTCGGCGCGGCAATAATCGCCGGGGCCGAGCCGGTACCCGGACAGGGTGATACTGCCGGACAACATCAAAAGCTCCTCGGTTTGGGCGTGCCAATGGCGGGGGTA includes:
- a CDS encoding HupE/UreJ family protein, with translation MFLLSLLLPAVLVREAGAWRPAPRFRDALWDAVRIVTAFTLAHSLTLSLAALGYLALPSRWVEAAIAASVVAAALNNIFPLLHGRRTRLAFLFGWVHGLGFASVLLDLACPGCALGGLAGFNLGVEAGQLVLVAGFLPLAYGLSRSPWYPPAVLRWGSAAIALLAGVWLVERGFDLKLLSFPS
- a CDS encoding cupin domain-containing protein, which translates into the protein MALSPGIAVVFAGRMDWQETGLPGIRVKTLHFDPARNYASNLVSMAAGSVYPRHWHAQTEELLMLSGSITLSGYRLGPGDYCRADPGTLHEEVHAETDCTFLALVGLDNQFRPAPAPS